One genomic region from Streptomyces sp. NBC_01431 encodes:
- a CDS encoding acetyl-CoA C-acetyltransferase has product MPEAVIVSAARSPIGRAFKGSLKDLRPDDLTATIIEAALAKVPGLDPRDIDDLMLGCGLPGGEQGHNLGRIVAVQMGMDHLPGCTITRYCSSSLQTSRMALHAIKAGEGDVFISAGVEMVSRSVKGSSDGLPDTHNPLFADAEARTAAVAQSEGASWHDPREDGLIPDAYIAMGQTAENLARLKGISRQEMDEFGVRSQNLAEEAIKNGFWEREITPVTTPDGTVVSKDDGPRAGVTVEGVQGLKPVFRPDGLVTAANCCPLNDGAAALVIMSDTKARELGLTPLARIVSTGVTGLSPEIMGLGPVEASRQALKRAGLTVDDIDLFEINEAFAAQVIPSYQDLGIPLDKLNVNGGAIAVGHPFGMTGARITGTLINSLQFHDKQFGLETMCVGGGQGMAMVIERLS; this is encoded by the coding sequence ATGCCCGAAGCCGTGATCGTCTCTGCCGCCCGTTCCCCCATCGGCCGCGCCTTCAAGGGCTCCCTCAAGGACCTGCGCCCGGACGATCTGACCGCCACGATCATCGAGGCCGCCCTCGCCAAGGTGCCCGGTCTCGACCCCCGCGACATCGACGACCTCATGCTCGGCTGTGGCCTGCCCGGCGGCGAGCAGGGCCACAACCTGGGCCGGATCGTGGCCGTGCAGATGGGCATGGACCACCTCCCCGGCTGCACGATCACCCGGTACTGCTCCTCCTCGCTCCAGACCTCCCGCATGGCCCTGCACGCCATCAAGGCGGGCGAGGGCGACGTGTTCATCTCCGCCGGCGTCGAGATGGTGTCCCGGTCCGTCAAGGGCTCCTCCGACGGTCTGCCGGACACCCACAACCCGCTCTTCGCGGACGCCGAGGCGCGCACCGCCGCCGTCGCGCAGTCCGAGGGCGCGAGCTGGCACGACCCGCGCGAAGACGGCCTGATCCCGGACGCGTACATCGCGATGGGCCAGACCGCCGAGAACCTGGCCCGCCTCAAGGGCATCTCGCGCCAGGAGATGGACGAGTTCGGCGTGCGGTCGCAGAACCTCGCCGAGGAAGCCATCAAGAACGGCTTCTGGGAGCGGGAGATCACCCCGGTCACCACCCCGGACGGGACCGTCGTCAGTAAGGACGACGGGCCGCGCGCGGGCGTCACCGTCGAGGGCGTCCAGGGCCTCAAGCCGGTCTTCCGTCCGGACGGACTCGTCACCGCCGCCAACTGCTGCCCGCTGAACGACGGTGCCGCCGCCCTGGTGATCATGAGCGACACCAAGGCCCGCGAGCTCGGTCTGACCCCGCTGGCCCGGATCGTCTCCACCGGCGTCACGGGTCTGTCGCCCGAGATCATGGGGCTCGGCCCGGTCGAGGCGTCCCGCCAGGCCCTCAAGCGCGCCGGGCTCACGGTCGACGACATCGACCTGTTCGAGATCAACGAGGCCTTCGCCGCCCAGGTCATCCCGTCCTATCAGGACCTCGGCATCCCGCTGGACAAGCTGAACGTCAACGGCGGCGCCATCGCGGTGGGCCACCCCTTCGGCATGACGGGCGCCCGGATCACCGGCACGCTCATCAACAGCCTCCAGTTCCACGACAAGCAGTTCGGTCTGGAGACGATGTGCGTGGGCGGCGGCCAGGGCATGGCCATGGTCATCGAGCGCCTCAGCTGA
- a CDS encoding SGNH/GDSL hydrolase family protein translates to MARRIATGAAFGGGGIGLLAGAAVGVVLAELALAKRSVGSGSPQAPSSDGLYGTAFADGTPPIRFGMLGDSTAAGQGVRRAGQTPAALLAAGLAAVAERMVTLRNVAQPGARSDDLERQVSLLLDDPDRLPDVCVIMIGANDVTSRMAATASVRYLSTAVRRLRTAGAEVVVGTCPDLGTIEPVYQPLRWLARRVSRQLAAAQTIVVVEQGGRTVSLGHLLGPEFEANPRELFGPDNYHPSAEGYATAAMAVLPTLCASLGLWPESDHPDASRDEDILPVAKAASAAAAQAGTEVTAARAPWALLKHRRRRRLPAPSEPTPHGTPSGP, encoded by the coding sequence GTGGCGCGGCGGATCGCGACGGGCGCGGCGTTCGGCGGCGGCGGCATCGGACTGCTGGCCGGGGCCGCGGTCGGCGTCGTCCTGGCCGAGCTGGCGCTCGCGAAACGCTCGGTGGGCAGCGGATCCCCGCAGGCCCCCAGCTCCGACGGGCTGTACGGAACCGCCTTCGCCGACGGTACGCCGCCGATCAGGTTCGGCATGCTGGGCGACTCCACGGCGGCCGGCCAGGGGGTCCGCCGAGCGGGGCAGACCCCGGCCGCACTGCTGGCCGCGGGGCTCGCGGCGGTCGCCGAACGCATGGTCACGCTGCGGAACGTGGCACAGCCCGGCGCCCGCTCGGACGACCTGGAGCGCCAGGTCTCGCTCCTGCTCGACGACCCGGACCGCCTCCCCGACGTCTGCGTGATCATGATCGGCGCGAACGACGTCACCTCGCGGATGGCGGCGACGGCTTCCGTGCGCTACCTGTCCACGGCAGTGCGCCGGCTGCGCACCGCCGGGGCCGAAGTGGTCGTCGGGACCTGCCCCGACCTCGGCACCATCGAGCCCGTCTACCAGCCGCTGCGCTGGCTGGCCCGGCGGGTCTCGCGGCAGCTCGCGGCGGCGCAGACGATCGTGGTGGTGGAGCAGGGGGGCCGCACCGTGTCGCTCGGCCATCTGCTCGGCCCGGAGTTCGAGGCGAACCCGCGGGAGCTGTTCGGGCCCGACAACTACCACCCGTCGGCCGAGGGGTACGCGACCGCGGCGATGGCCGTGCTGCCCACGCTGTGCGCCTCGCTCGGCCTGTGGCCGGAGTCCGACCACCCCGACGCCTCGCGGGACGAGGACATCCTGCCGGTGGCGAAGGCGGCGTCCGCGGCGGCGGCCCAGGCGGGCACGGAGGTCACCGCGGCCCGCGCGCCATGGGCCCTCCTCAAGCACCGCAGGCGCCGGCGCCTGCCCGCCCCGTCGGAACCGACCCCGCACGGCACGCCGTCGGGCCCTTAG